From a single Agrobacterium tumefaciens genomic region:
- a CDS encoding nitroreductase family protein: MTSDIKLLDYLKVRRSTPALQLAEPGPSKGQIEEILRLAVRVPDHGKLAPWRFVVYRGEDRVRLGETALRIALEKNPELDLQQQDAERTRFTRAPVVIAVISTAKPHFKIPEWEQVMSAGAVCLNVIFAANANGFAANWLTEWLAFDTAFLAEIGVSAEEKVAGYIHIGSTTFPPVERPRPELADVVTWVGDV; this comes from the coding sequence ATGACTAGCGATATCAAGCTCCTCGACTACCTCAAGGTTCGCCGCTCCACGCCCGCTTTGCAGCTTGCCGAGCCGGGGCCTTCGAAGGGGCAAATCGAGGAAATCCTCCGCCTTGCCGTGCGCGTGCCTGACCATGGCAAACTCGCCCCCTGGCGTTTCGTGGTTTATCGCGGTGAAGATCGTGTGCGTCTCGGTGAGACAGCGCTCCGGATCGCGCTTGAGAAAAACCCGGAACTGGACCTGCAGCAGCAGGATGCCGAGCGCACCCGCTTTACCCGCGCGCCTGTCGTCATCGCCGTCATCAGCACCGCCAAGCCGCATTTCAAGATCCCGGAATGGGAACAGGTGATGTCGGCTGGCGCGGTATGCCTCAATGTCATCTTCGCCGCCAATGCCAACGGTTTTGCGGCGAACTGGCTGACGGAATGGCTTGCCTTCGACACGGCCTTCCTGGCGGAAATCGGCGTCAGCGCGGAAGAAAAGGTGGCGGGGTATATCCATATCGGCTCGACCACATTCCCGCCGGTGGAACGGCCTCGGCCGGAGCTTGCCGATGTCGTCACCTGGGTTGGGGACGTCTGA